In Streptomyces rapamycinicus NRRL 5491, the genomic stretch GAAATACGCGACCTGGCCCACGCGTTCGGTGTCGACGAGCGCGGTGAGAAGCTCGTCGCGCGGCTGCGGGAGCGCGTCCGCAAGGCCACGGACGGAGTGGACGCCTCCGGTGTCTCCCTCATGTACTGGTTCGCCAACTCCCAGTCGCCCTACCTCGCCGGCTGCTGTGGCGCGCCGGGTGCCATCACCCGGGCCGTAGGGGCGGAGAACGCCTTCTCCGACACCCACGACGAGTGGCCGCAGATCAACTGGGAGACCGTGGCCGACCGCGACCCGGACGTCATCGTCCTCGGCGACCTCACGCGCAAGCAGCAGACCGCGGAGACCGCCAGGGCGAAGATGCGCTTCCTCGAGACCAACGCCGCCACCCGCAACCTCACCGCAGTGAAGAAGAAGCGGTACATCCTGCTGAGCGGGCAGGCCATGAACCCGTCCCTCCGTACGGTCGAAGGGGTGGAACAGGTCGCCGCCGGGCTGCGCGACTTCGGGCTCGCCAAGTGAGCACCCGTCGAGTGAGCACCCGACACCCGGGCATCCACCGTGTGAGCGCCCGCCTCCTGCTGCTGATCGCGGGAGGGCCGGCCGCGCTGCTCGCGTCGGTCGCGTTCGCCGTGACCATCGGCCCGGCCGACATCTCCACCGCCGACGTATGGGCGGCGGTCACCGCCCATCTCGGCCTGGGGAAGAGCACCTTGCCGCCGCTCCGGGACGGCATCGTGTGGAACCTGCGCATGCCGCGCACACTGCTCGCCGCGGTGTGCGGGGCGGGCCTGGCCCTCTGCGGGGCCGTGATGCAGTCCCTGCTGCGCAATCCACTGGCCGACCCGTTCGTGCTCGGGGTGTCCTCGGGTGCCTCCACGGGTGCCGTCACCGTGGTCGTGCTCGGCGTGGGCGGCGGGGCCGTGTCCCTGTCGGCGGGCGCGTTCACCGGTGCGCTGGTGTCGTTCGGCCTGGTGCTGGTACTCAGCCACAGCCTCGGTGGCAGCACCGACCGCGTGGTGCTGTCCGGGGTGGCCGCCATGCAGCTGTTCTCCGCGCTGACCTCGTTCATCGTCCTCACCTCCGCGGACGCCGACACCACCCGGGCCGTGCTGTTCTGGCTCCTCGGCTCGCTCACCGGCGCCGGATGGGGCGATGTACTGCTGTGCACCGGCGTCCTGGCCGCCGTCCTCGTGGTCTGTCTCGGCCACGCCCGCACCCTGGACGCGTTCGCCTTCGGGGAGGAGGCCGCGGCGGCGCTCGGCGTCCGGGTGGCCCGTACCCGTCTCGTCCTGCTGTGCGCCACCGCGCTGCTCACCGCGACCCTGGTCAGCTCCGCCGGGGCCATCGGCTTCGTCGGCCTGGTCCTCCCGCACGCCACCCGCGCCCTCACCGGGTCCGGCCACGCCCGTCTGCTGCCGGTCACCGCGCTGGCCGGGGCCATCTTCCTGGTGTGGGTGGACACCGCCGCCCGCACCGTCATCGACCCCCAGGAGGTCCCGGTGGGCGTGGTGACGTCCCTCATCGGCGTACCGGCCTTCGTCGCCGTGCTCTACCGCGGCCGGAGGAAGACATGACCGACTCCACCGCGAAAACCCCCGGCTTGGAGTCCGCCGCGGAAACCCCCGGCTTGGAGTCCTCCGCCGCCGCCCCGGAAGCGGCGTCCGGGCTCCGCGCGGACCGGGTCAGCCGCCGCACCGACGGCCGGCTGATCGTCGACGGCATCACCCTCGCCCTGCGGCCCGGCGAGACGGTTGGCCTGCTCGGCCCCAACGGCTCCGGGAAGTCAACCCTGTTGCGGCTGCTCGCCGGGATCCTCGCCCCCTCCGCCGGAGTGGTCGCCCTGGACGGCCGCGCCCTGGCACAGGTCGGCCGCCGCGCCACGGCCCGCCGTATCGCCACCGTCGAACAGCACGCCCACACCCAGACCGAGCTGACCGTGCGCGAGGTGGCGGCCCTCGGCCGCATCCCGCACCGGCGCGCCTGGGCGTCGGCCTCCGCGACGGACACCCGGGCCGTCGACGCGGCCCTGGAGCGCAGCGGACTGACCGACCGGGCCGGTCAGTCGTGGCACACCCTCTCCGGTGGCGAGCGCCAGCGCACCCAGATCGCCCGGGCCCTCGCCCAGGAACCGCGCGAGCTGCTGCTCGACGAGCCGACCAACCACCTCGACATCCAGCACCAGCTCGATCTGCTCGACCTCGTCGTCAGCCTGCCGATCGCCACCGTGATCGCCCTCCACGACCTCAACCTCGCCGCGATGTACTGCGACCGGCTGCTCGTCCTCCGCGAGGGACACGTCGTCGCCGAAGGCACTCCCGGCGATGTGCTGACCCCGTCCTTGATCAAGCGGGTCTACGGCGTCCAAGCCGATGTCAGCCACGATCCGGGCCACCCGGTCATCCGCTTCCTGCGCCGGACCCCGAAGCAGTGAGACCCCGGTCACCGAAGCCGTGAGACGGTGGGCGGTATCCTGCCAACCGGTCGCACGAGCGAAGGATCCACCACGTGAGCGATGCGGCGGACACACGGCCTCCCGCGGACGCCCCCATCCGTGTGCTGATCGCGGATGACCAGGCGATGGTGCGCACCGGGTTCCGGCTGATCCTCGATTCCCAGCCCGGAATCGAGGTGGCGGGCGAGGCCGCCGATGGCTCCGAGTGCGTGGAGCTGGCGCGACGGCTGCGTCCCGAGGTGTGCCTGGTCGACATCCGGATGCCGAACCTGGACGGCCTGGAGGCGACCCGGCTGCTCGCCGGGCCCGGAGTGGTGGATCCGCTGCGGGTCGTCGTGGTCACCACGTTCGACCAGGACGACTACGTGGACACCGCGATCCGCAATGGAGCCTGTGGCTTCCTGCTCAAGGACGCCGGTCCCGAACTCCTGGTGGAGGCGGTGCGGTCGGCCGTGCGCGGTGGCGCGATGGTGTCTCCGGCGGTCACCGTGCGGCTGCTCCGGCAATGGGCGAGCCGCCCCCGCCGCGTCACCCGGGCGAACCCCCTGACCGGCCGGGAGCTGGACATCGCCCGGCTGGTGGCGGTGGGCCGGACCAACCAGGAGATCTGTGCCGAACTGCACCTGTCGCTGTCCACGGTGAAGACGCACCTGAGCAACATCCAGGCCAAGCTCACCGTCCGCAACCGCGTCGAGATCGCGGCCTGGGCCTGGGACACCGGAGCGGTGCGCGCCCGTTAGCCGGGCGTACGGCCCGGGCCCACGGCGCGCCGCGAGCCGTCAGGACGTGTGCCAGTCGGGATGGCCGGGCATGGCCGGGAGCCCCTTGGCGTACAGCCAGGACCGGAGGAACGGCCCCAGATCGCGGCCGGCGACGCGGCTCGCCAGACGGATGAAGTCGGCGGTCCCCGCCGTGCCGTCGCGGTGCTCCGCCACCCAGGCGCGCTCGATGCGCCGGAACGTGGCCTCGACCGAGAATCCCCGGCCGCTGGACACCGGGTCAGGGGGAGTCACCCGCAGCTCCTGACCGGAGCGGTTCCAGGTCGCCTGGTGGCCGTCGACCGTCACCGAACGGACCGTGGTCCCGGTCAGATCGAGGTTGAAACGGGAGAGGGGGCGGGTGGCCCGGCCGTGCAGGGTGGTGGTCGCCGTGTACGTCTTGAGGTCCTCGGCGAAGCGCAGCGCCAGGGCGGTGTGGCGCACCGTATAGCCGCCGTTGCCGAGCCCGGGGTGCAGCTTGTCCCCGATTCCGGCGGCTCCGGGCGCGGGGGTGTGGGTCTCACCGGCGGACGCCGCGTCGGGGGTGCGGCCGGCCGCGCCCGTCAGGGCGGTGGCCAGCGCCGTGACGATCCACGGCGTGAGGGTTGAGTTGCGTGTGTGACGAGCCATGAGCCCAGGGTTGCCCGGATGGCGGCGGCCTTGGATCACCCGGACAGCGGGTTCATGGCGATCGGCATCGGCCAAAAGAACGACCGGACCAGCCTCGGCGGCCGGTCCTGGTGACAGGTGTTGCGCGGAAGTGACGACACCTGCTAATCATTTAACACGTGTCGTTGAAGAGGAGGGCGGGCCATGGGTGCGCAACGGGGATCGGTCGTGCTTCGGCAGCCGCATCGCCCTCGGGCCATCGGCTTCCTGGGCCTGGAGACGGTCGGTGACTGGGCCGTGAAGGCGTACGGCATCAGCGCGTGGACCGATGCGCCGCGTCCCGCGCTGGTGGCCGCGACCGTGGCGGCCGCGGCCACGGTGCTGCCCGGCCCCGCCCGGACGGACAGCCGCTATGGCATCGGGTTCGCCATCGCGCATGACGCGGCCGACCGCTGTTTCGCGCTGGTGGACTGGTGGCACGGGGAGAACGAGATCCATCAGCGACTGTTCTCAGCACCCCTGGAGCAACCGGACGCGCTGACGCCGCACCCCGGTGAGGCCATCGGCTGCGTCTGGGAGCTGGCCGTCACCGACTTCGAACGCCGGGCATGGCTGCGCCATGTGCTCGCCAACCCCGAGAGCCCGGACACGGATGCCTATCTCACCGCTCGTTTCGCAGGAAGGGTCTAGTCATGGGGATGACACCGGAACGGCTGGCGGACTTCGGCGAGGCATGGCGGCGGAAGGATCTCGACCTGCTGATGGAGTTCATGGCGGAGGAGTGTGTGTTCCGCGCGTCCGTCGGCCCGGAGCCGGGCATGACCTTCCGCGGCCGGGCCGAAGTGCGCAAGGGTTTTGAACTGATGCTCGCCTACGACGCGGGGCTGGAGTCGCGGCCCGGTGGGTCGGCCTTCGTCGCCGGGGACCGGGGCGCTGCCCAGTGGTCCTACACCGGTACCGATGCCGATGGCCAGGTCCATGAGGTGCACGGCTGCGACATGTTCGAGTTCGACGGCGATCGGATCCGGGTGAAGGACGCCTACCGGCGCGTTCACGGAGACATCGGTCATGCTGCCACCGACTAGGGCCGAGGACGTCGAGGGCCTCCCGGTGGGCATCGCCCTGCTCCATCACTTCGCCAACACCGAGGACCGCCGGGGGTTCGTGGCGCACGGGCGGCGCCTTACGGGGCACGACGCGCTCGCCACGCCCGTCGATCTGGAGCGCTGGCTGCGGGAGCATGACCTGCTCGTGGGCGACGCCCCCGGCACCAAGGCCCATCAGGGCCACCTGACCAGGGCCCACGAGCTGCGCACGGCGCTGCGGGCGGCGCTGCGCCAGGACGCGGAGGGTGACGGCCAGGGTGGCGAAGCCGCGGTCGGCTACTCCTTCCACGTCACACTGACCGCCGGTCACGGCGCCCGTCTGACCATCGCCGCCGACCCCGTGGACACCGCCCTCGCGCACATCGTCATGTCCGCGCTGACCGCCACCGTGAATGGGACCTGGCATCGGCTCAGGATGTGTCCGGCCCCCGACTGCCAGTGGGTCTTCTACGACAACTCCCGCCCGGGCCGGGCCAGATGGTGCTCACCTCAGCTGTGCGGCAACCGCGCGAAGACGCAGGCGTATCGCCGCCGCCAATCGACCTGAATCGTGAGGAGGCCGCACCCGCGCCTCTCAGTCGGTGCCCGGCCCGAGACCACCGTGCCCGCCCTCAGCGGCCCCGGCATCCCCGACGACTGACACGGGCGGCTTGTAGGCTTACGTGGCATGCCGGATGCCCCGCCCCGAGCCGAGCCGTTCACCCCGCGGACCGACCCCGCCGCCATCGAGGACCTCCGCGCGCGGCTGCGCGCGACCCGCTGGCCGGACGCGCCCGAGGACGCCGGGTGGGCGCTCGGGACCGACCTCGCCTACCTCCGTGAGCTCGTCGCCTACTGGGCGGACGGGTTCGACTGGGCGGCGCAGGAGGCGGCGCTCGCCCGGCTGCCCCGGTTCCGCGTCCGGCTCGGCGGCCTCGGGATCCACTTCGCACACGTCAAGGCCGCCGCCCCGGCCGGGCCCGCCCTGCCGCTGGTGCTCAGCCACGGCTGGCCGGACTCGTTCTGGCGCTATACGAAGGTCATCCCGCACCTCACCGACCCCGGTGCGCACGGCGCCGACCCCGCCGACGCGTTCGACGTGGTCGTGCCCGACGCGCCGGGCTACGGGTACTCCGACCGGCCCACCGGCCCGCCGCTCGACTCCATCGCCGTCGCCGGGCTGTGGGCCGAGCTGATGGACGTCCTCGGCTATGCGCGGTTCGGCGCGGCGGGCGGGGACATCGGCAGCCATGTGAGCCGCTACCTCGCGCTCGACCACCCCGGCCGGGTGGCGGCCGTGCACCGCATGGACGGCGGACTGCCCGTCTTCACCGGCGACCCGGCGGACCTCACGCCCGAGGAGCGCGCCTGGTTCGAGGGCGTCACGGGCTGGGGCGCGGCCGAGGGCGCGTACGCCGCCATGCACCGCACCAAGCCGCAGACCGCCGCGGTCGGGCTCACCGACTCACCGGCCGGGCTGGCCGCGTGGATCGTCGAGAAGCTCCGGGCGTGGAGCGACTGCGACGGCGACATCGAGCGGAGCTTCACCAAGGACGAGATCCTCACCAACGTCACGCTCTACTGGTTCACGGGCACGATCGGCTCCGCGATGCGCATGTACCACGCCAATGCCGCCATCCCGCCCGCGCAGCACGCCCGCCGGGTCGAGGTGCCGTCCGGCTTCTCGCTCTTCCGCGGCGATATCGTCCGCCCGCCGCGGGCGTGGCTGGAGCGCACCACGAACCTCGTGCGGATGACCGAGCCCGCGCGCGGCGGACACTTCGCGCCGTTCGAGGAGCCCGAGCTCTACGCGGAGGAGCTGCGCGCCTTCTTCCGTCCCTACCGGGCGGCGGCGACGGGCTGAGATCCGGTTCCGGCACCGCTGCCACACCCTCAGGGCACGGGGCCGGCTCACGGGTCGGTGTCCAGCGCTGGTGGACGGCCTGGTCGGCGGGGTCGGGCCGGAGCAGTGACAGCCGGGGCCGTACGGCGTCGGTGCGCGCGGCCGGGGGTTTGCGGGCGCCCGCGCCGAACTGCGCCGGCCATGCGGCGCCCGGGCCCCGGTAGTCCTGCTCGGCCGCCGCGTGCAGGGTCCAGTGCGGGTCGTACAGATGGGTGCGGCCCACGGCGCACAGATCGGCACGCCCCGCCAGCAGGAGGGAGTTGACGTCGTCGTACGAGGCGATCGCGCCCACCGCGATGACCGCGGCGCCGGTGGCGGCGGCCACCTCGTGGCGGATGCGGTCGGCGAACGGGGTCTGGTAGGAGCGGCCGAAGGCCGGGCGCTCGTCCTTGGTGACCTGGCCGGAGGAGACGTCGATGGCGTCCGCGCCGTGGGCGATGAACGCGCGGGCGATCTCCACGGCGTCATGCTCGGTGTTGCCGTCCGGGACCCAGTCGGTGGCTGAGATGCGCACGATCATCGGCCGTTCCGCGGGCCATGCCTCCCGTACGGCGTCGAAGACCTCCAGCGGGAAGCGCAGCCGGTTCTCCAGCGGGCCGCCGTACGCGTCGGTGCGGCGGTTGGCGACGGCGGCGATCCGGTCCATATCGGTGCGGGTGAGCTCGCGCGGCACGGCCGAGCCGGGGCCGTACGGCAGCGGGGACGGGCCGACGACCTCGCAGTTGTCCCGCGGCAGCGGGTCGTCCATGCCCTCCCACATCAGCCGGGTCGAGCCCTTGCGGCCCGAGTGGCCCAGCTGGAGGCCGATCCGGGCGGTGCTCCGCTCATGGACGAAGGAGACGATACCTGCACCGGTACCGCCCCGTCCTGGACACGGTCACCCGCCGCGATCTCCATGCGCGCTAGGGCAGGGGCATCATCGGACCTATCTTCAGCCTTGATGTGGACACGCCATGCGCCGAGCGCTAGCTTCTGGGGAAAGTCCAGACCTGCATCATAACTCCTGGGAGGATTGATCGGATGTTAGCGAAACGGGTCGGCAATCGGATCCAACTGCTCTGCGTCACCGGCGCACTGGTCGGCGGCCTCGCCCTCAGCGGCGGCACCGCGGGGGCCGACCCGGTGCGGGACGCGGGTGTCCAGGCGCTGCCCGCCGGGGTCTACTTCCAGAACGAGGGCACCGTCCAAGGGTGGTCCAACTACCCGCAGAAGCCCCAGAAGCAAGGCGTCATCCGCAATGTCACCACCCCCGCCTATAAGGGCGGCAACGCCATCGAGGCCAAGCAGACGTACATCAACGAGGGCGGTGGCTACCACTCCGAGACCATACAGGCGTCCACCCAGGCCGTCGGCCAGGACCGCTACTA encodes the following:
- a CDS encoding epoxide hydrolase family protein, whose product is MPDAPPRAEPFTPRTDPAAIEDLRARLRATRWPDAPEDAGWALGTDLAYLRELVAYWADGFDWAAQEAALARLPRFRVRLGGLGIHFAHVKAAAPAGPALPLVLSHGWPDSFWRYTKVIPHLTDPGAHGADPADAFDVVVPDAPGYGYSDRPTGPPLDSIAVAGLWAELMDVLGYARFGAAGGDIGSHVSRYLALDHPGRVAAVHRMDGGLPVFTGDPADLTPEERAWFEGVTGWGAAEGAYAAMHRTKPQTAAVGLTDSPAGLAAWIVEKLRAWSDCDGDIERSFTKDEILTNVTLYWFTGTIGSAMRMYHANAAIPPAQHARRVEVPSGFSLFRGDIVRPPRAWLERTTNLVRMTEPARGGHFAPFEEPELYAEELRAFFRPYRAAATG
- a CDS encoding response regulator, which produces MSDAADTRPPADAPIRVLIADDQAMVRTGFRLILDSQPGIEVAGEAADGSECVELARRLRPEVCLVDIRMPNLDGLEATRLLAGPGVVDPLRVVVVTTFDQDDYVDTAIRNGACGFLLKDAGPELLVEAVRSAVRGGAMVSPAVTVRLLRQWASRPRRVTRANPLTGRELDIARLVAVGRTNQEICAELHLSLSTVKTHLSNIQAKLTVRNRVEIAAWAWDTGAVRAR
- a CDS encoding CGNR zinc finger domain-containing protein; its protein translation is MLPPTRAEDVEGLPVGIALLHHFANTEDRRGFVAHGRRLTGHDALATPVDLERWLREHDLLVGDAPGTKAHQGHLTRAHELRTALRAALRQDAEGDGQGGEAAVGYSFHVTLTAGHGARLTIAADPVDTALAHIVMSALTATVNGTWHRLRMCPAPDCQWVFYDNSRPGRARWCSPQLCGNRAKTQAYRRRQST
- a CDS encoding ABC transporter ATP-binding protein, translating into MTDSTAKTPGLESAAETPGLESSAAAPEAASGLRADRVSRRTDGRLIVDGITLALRPGETVGLLGPNGSGKSTLLRLLAGILAPSAGVVALDGRALAQVGRRATARRIATVEQHAHTQTELTVREVAALGRIPHRRAWASASATDTRAVDAALERSGLTDRAGQSWHTLSGGERQRTQIARALAQEPRELLLDEPTNHLDIQHQLDLLDLVVSLPIATVIALHDLNLAAMYCDRLLVLREGHVVAEGTPGDVLTPSLIKRVYGVQADVSHDPGHPVIRFLRRTPKQ
- a CDS encoding FecCD family ABC transporter permease yields the protein MSARLLLLIAGGPAALLASVAFAVTIGPADISTADVWAAVTAHLGLGKSTLPPLRDGIVWNLRMPRTLLAAVCGAGLALCGAVMQSLLRNPLADPFVLGVSSGASTGAVTVVVLGVGGGAVSLSAGAFTGALVSFGLVLVLSHSLGGSTDRVVLSGVAAMQLFSALTSFIVLTSADADTTRAVLFWLLGSLTGAGWGDVLLCTGVLAAVLVVCLGHARTLDAFAFGEEAAAALGVRVARTRLVLLCATALLTATLVSSAGAIGFVGLVLPHATRALTGSGHARLLPVTALAGAIFLVWVDTAARTVIDPQEVPVGVVTSLIGVPAFVAVLYRGRRKT
- a CDS encoding nuclear transport factor 2 family protein is translated as MGMTPERLADFGEAWRRKDLDLLMEFMAEECVFRASVGPEPGMTFRGRAEVRKGFELMLAYDAGLESRPGGSAFVAGDRGAAQWSYTGTDADGQVHEVHGCDMFEFDGDRIRVKDAYRRVHGDIGHAATD